A section of the Girardinichthys multiradiatus isolate DD_20200921_A chromosome 5, DD_fGirMul_XY1, whole genome shotgun sequence genome encodes:
- the LOC124868955 gene encoding F-box only protein 48 has protein sequence MQHKSVGPLPVFLLREGRASLKSLDASSSQNFAETLPTEVSVRIFGELDAESLCRASRTCKLWHSIIDQSEHLWRQQCLLVRAICQREVDSDRSDGLSWKVTLVRNYTRSQVKTDWLTGRYSRVSSADELLSRKMVPLDPETWGEILQAELDR, from the exons ATGCAGCATAAGTCTGTGGGGCCCTTGCCAGTGTTTCTGCTCCGTGAAGGAAGAGCCTCCCTGAAGTCACTGGATGCTTCTAGCTCTCAGAACTTTGCAGAGACACTGCCCACGGAGGTGAGCGTGAGGATCTTCGGAGAGTTAGATGCAGAGAGTCTCTGCAGAGCCTCCAGGACATGCAAACTGTGGCATTCAATCATCGATCAGAGCGAGCACCTATGGAGGCAGCAGTGCCTGCTGGTCCGAGCCATCTGTCAGAGAGAGGTGGACAGCGACCGGAGTGATGGCCTCTCCTGGAAG GTGACCCTGGTGAGGAACTACACCCGGAGCCAGGTGAAGACAGACTGGCTGACAGGACGGTACAGCAGAGTGAGTTCTGCAGACGAGCTGCTGAGCAGGAAGATGGTGCCGCTGGACCCGGAGACGTGGGGAGAGATCCTACAGGCTGAGCTCGACAGATGA